Genomic DNA from Salvia miltiorrhiza cultivar Shanhuang (shh) chromosome 1, IMPLAD_Smil_shh, whole genome shotgun sequence:
attttatatatcatccaaaatattcataccatccaaatgaaccaagtatcaagtatacatcatcattgcatattcgattcaaaattgaaagtaccaactatcttatagctaaaacaaaaatctatcatactaTGTATTCTAGCACTaagtcctcaagaactagttGCTCTTTCCTGAAATCCttcttcctcatgaaagtaATCTGCAATAGAGATTTAgtgaaaaatgaagaatgaCCGCTACCTTCAGAATTATTATAGtgacaaactaaaaaaataggCACCAAGAGAAACCAAAGAGAGGCTTACCCCACGCTGGACTCGATTGAGAATTTTTCCAATATCTAGATAACCTTCAGGAGAGAAAGTAGCATGCCATTTCCGTGCACTTAAAGTTCTGCCAGACTAATTCATGTAGAGAATCACAACCAAACATGGAAAATATAGTAGGAGTAAAAAGGAAATGTAAATGTGAAAATGAAACAGTAAGAAGCTGCATATTAACTCCACTATCCTTGCATCCTTGACATGCTCAATATATTCCCATGAACCACACTATATCACCAGAACAAATGGCTTAAGAGAAGAAAGTATAGGAGAGTAGGAGACAATCACACTCTTCATAAAATCACCCTGGTCAACAAGGCATTTCATAGTTTCAGAACAACTTAATAAGACCATCAATTCAAACTGATCAAAAGACTGCCATTTTCTTACATTCTTATCAAATTGAAGCAATGAAACAAGAAATTAGACCTCAAGCATAAACTTACTTATCACGATTCGCAGCAGCTTTATTCCTGACTTCcttcattttttctttattattcaAAAGAGCCACGATAGCTTCCGCTTTTTTTCTCACATTGATCCCGACATCCTTTCCACTTGGCTCCACATACTCAAAACTTGCCAGAGACTGGATaatataaaatgaaatgagGAGGACAGGAATCATATAGTGATACAACTTAAAACCTCTACCAGCCAATAGCCTCTAGATGTTTTGCTATGTTATAAAGTATATTAGTAAGAGTTGGTCAGGACTGAAGATACATACAGAAATCTTAAATGTATGTTCTATTATGTCATCAACAGCACGTTCTGATCCATGTCCCACCAGATACTCTATGACGGTCAACGACTATCAccgaaaaaaagaaagaaaaaagaagttaATCCTCATTGATCTCAAAGGCAATAACAAGGAAATGAAAAGCTTACAGACgaaagtaaaagaaaagaacaaagaTGAGATGTTTGTTCATTTTTCCCTGAACAAATTTGATGTTGGTACCTTGTAGACAAAACGCCAATTCTTGCCAGTCTCAGTCAATCTTGTCCAGAGGACATTCATTACCATCTGACATTCGGTGCTGCACAATATGCCATCAGATGAGAGGAACGAAAGCAAACGGGAGAGGatatttaagaaaataagaaaatagcCAACTTTTGACAATTTTGTGAATGAAAGGAATGGAAAGTACAATTTCTTTGTAGCTTGTGCTATTTCTGACAACACTGTGCCATGAGGACCCCAAGGTTCATCATCCGTAGCATCCAGAACCTAAAGTAAAAGACAAGTCAATAGCAATCCATATAGAATGCTGATTTTAGGAAATCACCAGTGATTGGCAGCACAAAAGATGCATGTTCGATAGTCATCCAATTGAATATGGTATTAACTCGTCACTTCAGGTATAAATTATTGCACTAAAGTTCAAATTGTAATGTAGAATGATGATGTTTCAGGTGAGCAAGGAGTTCTTTAACTGAATGGGCAACTGGGTATGCATGAAACAGATTCTAAAGGCACATTCGACAACTGAATATCAACAGGAGAAACTCATAACATCCAAAAGATATGAACTAGACTAAATACTCAATATGTTTTAAGGCCCCTTAGAATCATACACGGTCCAAAAGAACAGCATGATTCATGAAGTTATACATTATTTAGTACCAGATGATCAAAAGGGTCCTTGCTTTCTCAGCATTCAGCTCTTAACCACATTtaccaaacaaaacaaaaacttCTAGTTTGGTTTGACGATAAAACAACAGCATCAATTGAATAACATAAAATCTACGGGGTACACAGTTAACACTAGAAAACTCGTGCTTAAATATCATCAGAAGAAACTCAATATATCTGAAGATATGAGCTAGTGTAAGCATCCAATATGTTTCGAGGCCCCTTAAAACTACGCATGGTCCAGCAATAGCATGAATTAAGTATTACTACTAAAAGTTATTTAGTATTATGACCAAAAGGGTACTTGCTTTCTCAGCATTCAGCTCTTGGCCTCATTTACCGAATAACACAAACTACTACTTCGATCTGATAGCAGAACAACATAATTTAGGGGATTAACTATTAACACTACAGAAATCAGCTTCTAGCAACTTAAAACATCAGGAACGGGCACTAATATCAGTACACAATCAACTAAATCAGCTGAATTTACTAATTTGATTAACTGATCCGACACCGATACAGCACAAAACACATATAACCGACGAAATTGAGCTTAGGAAGTGGCGGAAATCACTTCAACATATTAGTGTTACCTTTTGTTCTATCTCTGGAACCTTCAACACCTTCAGATTCACCTCCCTCTTTCTGCATTGGAACGCAAAAGAATTGAATAGCGCATCCTTTTACAATATAAGATTACTAAATACTCGAATCGTAAAATCGAGAATTAAAAGCACATACATTTCACGGACAGTTTGATCAAAAACCTTCATGAAATCCATGGCTGGATCTGCCCGAAGATGAGATATACAGATCGAATTCTTCAATTTGATAAGATATGTGTATTGCGGAGATGTGACGGACAAGGAACAGCTAGAACCAAGGAACATATCCATTTGGGAAGGATAAAAAGTTGAAGCTAAATATATACTTAAAATATGAAGCATATGTGTATGATAGCACACTTTCTCCTACTACATGGAAACATGAAAAAGAAGAATTGCATTTGGAAGAAATTTATGCTTGAGACAGAAATCATACAATTCTGTAATATGCAGATAACCATCAGTAGGTGTTAAATTATGGTAGATGACACCCGTCCAATTTGTAGTGCATGGATCCCCTCTGTTCCAGTTGCAAAGATTTCTATACGGATCAGTGAAACTGTTCTTGATGGATCGCAATGCATTGACTGTAGATATTGAGTTTTAATGTTGATACAGTTATTGCTAAACTGAGTAAGAATCACAGTCAATCAAGGAACAAACCTAAACTTAAAAACTGGCACAGACAAATACACTTACACCTCAGTCATCTTCAAGCACTATCATGGAAAATCGGAATAGTCTGAAGCAAACTTCCACATTTATATTTTAGGAGTTTACAGTTAACAATCTATAGCAATTGAGATGAAAGTTTCAAACTTGGTGCATTGCTACACTAGGGTGTGCTTAGAGTTCACTATTTTAGTCCATATAAACTTGCCCATGATTATCATATGATCCCTATATCTCTATTTGTTGCATAACTTACATGCCAaatgtttctttcttttctccttTCTTCTGCCTTGTCACATTGAGAGACAAAGATGCTATTTGAGGTCTCATTGCAAGAATTAGTCGAGAACTAAGTAAGTATGGGTGGTCACTTTCAAGTTTCAACTAGTAAGTCTAGCAACCATAGGTTAACCAAGAACAACCCAAGGAAGCTCAACATTCATATTAAAGTAAAGAATAACACATCCCACCAAAACAAACATTCAAGGTGATCATTCTATCTCAGTTTACTCCCTCCTATCGCTCGAGTCACACCAACAAATTATGTTCTTTATGAAAGCAGTAAATAAGAAGCATGAAACTTTTAAGTCTTTGAGCATGTATACTTGTTCATATGAGGAATACCTTTTACAAATAGCATACACACGGAGCTCGGAGGATCGACGGAGGCGGCAGGCCCTCACCTGCTCAGCAGAGAAACGTAACAGCATCGAGAGATTGGGAAAGAGTCGAGAGACAGCTAGGACTCAGTTTATATTCTCCTCATGTGTGAGGGAGATCTGTTCATGAGGGTGAGTGAGAGAGGTAACGAAAGAGCGGAGGTGACAACCACTCGCCCGAATCTCGAAGACCATGGCGGTGAACGATGTTCATCGACATTCCTCAGTCGGCGGCGCCAGATTCagagagaagaagaggaagagaacGGATGAAGCCCGACCATTCGCTGGTCCTCCAGTTGTAGCGGCGGCGGTATTTCTTTCTATGAAAACTAGGGCTCAAAATTGGAAGGGAAAGGGGAGGAGAAAGCCTTCGGCATGGCGGCATCGACAACGCCGAAGAGAAGGGCTCTGCGTTGCCGGATTTCAGCTCAGGCGGCGGCGATTCCTGATTTGGGGAGGAAATTAGGGCTCCCCTTTAGTCTTCATCCGTGATTTTTTAGAGAGAAAAATGGATGATGGGAGGTACTAGTCGAGGAGCGGCGCCCTCGGCCGGATacggcctcgccggagccggTGGGAAGACGAACAGAGAGAGGATTGCGGCGGTGAGCGTGATGGAGAAGATAGAGAGAGCCAGGTCCGATTTGGGGAAAATTTGATGGGGGTTagggttttgattttttataatattattaaatattaaaaataatagataaCGGTCTTAAgacgctcatatataacggttaaaataaccgttataaaaagatgttcatagataacggttggcataacggttttgtagtaccgttatgtatgcaactaatagataacgcataaacataacgcatttgttcaaaccgttatctatgcatttagacaacactacatagataacggattttcgaaaaaccgttatctattcctaaaagtgcgctcatacataacggtttttgaaaaaaaccgttatctatgtactgttatgtatgtaaacttttgtagtagtgtcaCAATCTCCTCTGTTTTGACAACCCCTCATCTCTCAAaacctctgcttctcttcttttcttcctcgtcatttctttcttcttcctaacctccttctaagccttcgccTTCTGCATCCCCATAACCCCAATATCTTCCTCATGCGAACTTACCTTCGCATGTTATGTGCTTCCTTCTTTTgttcatccttctttttgatgttgccaaaaaggggggaAGGATAACAATCTAATGGACTTAAGTAAGGTTAAGCAACATGATCATCcttcatccgatgatcatgaggaagatacgCCAAGAggaagagacctcaattcaacgaaacacaagtgagagtggaacaagcttaggaacatgaagacacgaagacagaagatgaagatcaagaagttcaaggcgcagccaagcagactgctggagtccatggtttatccatgatgttttcttgtttttcttgttactccaatgtaagtcttgctctgtacctcgactgatggcttatcagtctttttaatgaaatgaacttcttattgatctcaccctgaagacaatgactccttgtccaggctctgatttatggtttttctgtcttctttaagttctgtgtttagaactgttttcgttcttactctaagtacaagtggtttaggttctattgttaagggggaactgttttcaccccttgtctagaacttgtactgagagctcagtctttttattgtctagaactgctgtgtggttttggcatcatcaaatagggggaaattgttgggaaccttgtggaatatcctaacccttgttttgatgattccaaaattcataggacttaaatgtaatagactagaatcgttttgaactcaagtgttagagttcgtttctagtttagttgcggtgttgaagactgaagactgaagactgaagaatgaagactgaagactgaagactggagttaccaactgaagtgtcagttgaagaatcagttgaagactaattatttaatgcgcgccatagactgatactaaagtcaagtatcagttgaacattcctcctaggactgatcttccaacgttcagagaaAGCCACAtacgctcaaagtacagccgcattaaatgcagagatttctcaatatcttatctctgcagaggtcattcctatcgggtggctacttttcagagatgtcatatctcctgtccttcaaagagagccgtttccacacagacaaggaacctcgaagattgaagcctcagcccaaattcgaattgctctccaacggaagaaatcttgaggacgatttacgccaacggatctattcaagagttctcctacaaatagcgctcgaggatcacttcaatcttcaccgattcaacaacataagctgaagctctgccgaaatagctactcagcctaaagcttaaccgctcaaagcttgaatcgaagaagagaattccaaagccaaaatcagtcactgctgattacatacattctcttagaccctaggcatatattctgtgtacccagaagccaaaggtcaaacttgcttcaaagaacttgttctttgtaagtatagttggcactcgtttaaacctctcccccataagagtgtttgagtgactcggagttcaggaaggtactctgaactctgaaagggaagtctgagcacgaggtgtgcttagcagggaaaccctacgcgagttgtgtaggtgctgaaatcctatacgaggtgtgtaggtggggaaaccctacgcgaggtgtgtaggtgctgaagagagtttatcttcagtttacggtttgcagtgcaccaggcaagcacttgcggagtggattgttggtctgatcaaccagccgtggatgtaggaaagagtttttccgaaccacgtaaaagtctctgtgttatttacagctttcagttttacattcttaactgtgctattcctattgataaaactgaacactgactaacagcaagagaaaccctaatccaactatctgctccactgaggctatttgaaactaagtttaatttccgctgcgtatgatatca
This window encodes:
- the LOC131005407 gene encoding clathrin interactor EPSIN 1-like; this translates as MDFMKVFDQTVREIKREVNLKVLKVPEIEQKVLDATDDEPWGPHGTVLSEIAQATKKFTECQMVMNVLWTRLTETGKNWRFVYKSLTVIEYLVGHGSERAVDDIIEHTFKISSLASFEYVEPSGKDVGINVRKKAEAIVALLNNKEKMKEVRNKAAANRDNCSETMKCLVDQGDFMKSVIVSYSPILSSLKPFVLSGRTLSARKWHATFSPEGYLDIGKILNRVQRGITFMRKKDFRKEQLVLEDLVLEYIV